From a single Calothrix sp. NIES-2098 genomic region:
- a CDS encoding photosystem II protein PsbW, class I, which translates to MTTTTPSIEFFAGLFEELSNVSLRREVRTGKRIVVMFFEKLQALEGFNSFTKPSLNSLRLTDEEGEMNITPASTRFIFGGDEGDELQRVECKLEIEQDDRWERFMRFMHRYAEANGMEYGER; encoded by the coding sequence ATGACAACAACTACACCTTCAATCGAATTTTTTGCCGGACTTTTTGAAGAACTGAGCAATGTCAGTTTACGTCGTGAAGTCCGCACTGGTAAACGCATAGTTGTAATGTTTTTTGAGAAATTGCAAGCCTTGGAAGGATTTAACAGCTTTACCAAACCATCTTTGAATTCCTTGCGGTTAACTGATGAAGAAGGCGAAATGAATATTACTCCTGCTTCTACTCGATTCATTTTTGGCGGTGATGAAGGGGATGAACTACAGCGAGTCGAGTGTAAATTGGAAATTGAGCAAGATGACCGTTGGGAAAGATTTATGCGATTTATGCATCGCTATGCTGAGGCTAATGGCATGGAATATGGCGAACGTTAA
- a CDS encoding phospholipid/glycerol acyltransferase, whose product MPNSIQSIQPPLKFIPPRFHAVILQIAKWLLPLMLRLRLRPWLPAGIIQIEAKNAEVLAQLYEKFQAGKIRFLLAFRHPEVDDPLCMFYLLSRIVPKVARQQGIKLQYPVHSHFLYDRGMTLWAGDWLGWFFSLLGGVAIRRGKRLDRQAIQTARDLFANSQMPISVAPEGGTNGHSGIVSPLEPGVSQLGFWCVEDLAKANRPETVFIVPIAIQYRYVNPPWSKLERLLTKLEAVSGLPALPVENGMNGESEIYNHRLCRLAEHVISEMEEFYRRFYHQNLPAVPDRDITSRLHRLLDTALHVSEQYFNIQPQGNFIDRCRRLEEAGWSYIYREDVADIAALSPLKRGLADWIAQEGDLRMRHMRLVESFVAVTASYIQEQPTAERCAEITLLMFDMLSRISDRKTPARPRLGWRTAQINVGEPISVTERWANSQGDRQASRNATSQLTRDLKNALEQLIA is encoded by the coding sequence TTGCCTAACTCGATTCAATCCATCCAACCACCACTAAAATTTATTCCGCCGCGCTTTCACGCAGTCATACTCCAGATTGCTAAGTGGTTGCTGCCATTGATGTTGCGTTTGCGGCTGCGACCCTGGTTGCCAGCAGGTATTATCCAGATTGAAGCTAAAAATGCTGAGGTGTTAGCCCAGCTATATGAAAAGTTCCAAGCGGGCAAAATTCGCTTTTTGCTGGCGTTTCGGCATCCAGAGGTAGACGATCCTCTGTGTATGTTCTATTTACTTTCGCGGATTGTGCCAAAAGTCGCGCGTCAGCAAGGAATCAAGTTGCAATATCCGGTTCACTCGCACTTTCTCTACGATCGCGGTATGACTTTGTGGGCTGGAGACTGGCTGGGTTGGTTTTTCTCTTTGCTGGGAGGTGTCGCAATTCGTCGAGGTAAGCGATTAGATAGACAAGCGATCCAAACAGCACGAGATTTATTTGCCAATAGTCAAATGCCAATCTCAGTTGCACCTGAAGGCGGTACTAATGGTCATAGTGGCATTGTGAGTCCCTTGGAACCTGGTGTTTCTCAACTGGGGTTTTGGTGTGTAGAAGACTTAGCCAAAGCCAACCGTCCTGAGACTGTGTTTATTGTACCGATCGCTATCCAGTATCGCTACGTTAACCCACCTTGGTCAAAACTGGAGCGCCTGTTAACTAAATTAGAAGCTGTTAGCGGTTTACCAGCCTTACCAGTCGAGAATGGTATGAATGGGGAGTCAGAAATTTACAATCACCGCCTTTGTCGGCTGGCTGAACACGTTATTTCTGAGATGGAAGAATTTTATCGCCGTTTCTATCATCAAAATCTCCCTGCTGTTCCCGATCGAGATATAACTTCCCGTCTGCACCGCCTGCTAGATACTGCTTTACACGTGTCCGAACAATATTTTAATATCCAGCCACAGGGAAATTTTATCGATCGCTGTCGTCGTTTAGAAGAAGCTGGTTGGAGTTACATTTACCGGGAAGATGTCGCTGATATCGCGGCTTTATCACCCCTCAAACGCGGTTTGGCAGACTGGATTGCCCAAGAAGGAGATTTGCGAATGCGACATATGCGCTTAGTCGAAAGTTTTGTCGCCGTCACCGCCAGCTATATTCAGGAACAACCAACTGCCGAACGCTGTGCTGAAATCACGCTACTGATGTTTGATATGCTATCGCGAATTAGCGATCGCAAAACCCCCGCACGTCCCCGCTTAGGTTGGCGAACAGCACAAATTAATGTAGGCGAACCAATTTCTGTTACAGAACGCTGGGCAAATTCTCAAGGCGATCGCCAAGCATCTCGAAACGCTACGAGTCAGTTAACACGAGACTTGAAAAATGCTTTAGAACAGTTAATTGCTTAG